The following DNA comes from Chitinophaga nivalis.
TATCCTGTGGTGGAAGCTGAATATGGCAAGATGAGAGCGTTTGTAAATGAGGCAGGAGGAGATTAAAAAGCCTGCAACACGTCCCGGATATCATTGTAGTAATGTCCGCCAAATAACAGCATATGCACCAGCAGGGGATACAACTGGCAAATGCCGATCCGCTGCTGCCAACCCGTCGCCAGTGGCCATGCCTGCTGATACGCCTGGTAAAAACGATTGTCAAAGCCCCCAAAAAGCCGGGTCATCGCCAGGTCCATCTCCCGGTGACCGTAATATACTGCCGGATCAAAAACACAGGCCTTCCCATTCGGCCCTACCATAAAATTACCTGACCACAGATCGCCATGCAACAGTGCCGGCGGCTCCGCCGGAAACAACTGCGGCAGCTGCCGGCAAAGCCTTTCTACCTGCTGTACCAGCTGCTTGTCTGCCAGCTGCTGGTCATACGCCATCCTGATCAGCGGTAAGAGCCGGTTAAAGGCATAGAATACAGGCCAGCTGTTATAGGGAGTATTATATTGTTTTAAGGTACCCAGATAATTTGGACCGGGATAGCCGAAGTTTTTTTGGGTGACCCGGTGTTGCCGGCTCAGCGAAATCCCGAAATCTTCCCAGAAGTCAGGAATGGTGGCCCCTTTGGTCATAAATTGCATCACCAGAAAGGAATAGGAGCCTGCCTGGCCTAAAGCCAGGGGCTGTGGCAGTGTCAGCGCTTTCACGGATCGGAGCATATTCAGACCCGCATATTCCTGGGTAAACATTTCCGGATAACGCTTGGCATCGTTGAGTTTTACGAAATAATAACCTTCGTTGGTGGCTATACGAAAAGTTTCATTTATATCACCCCCATGTACACTTTTTGCCTCATTAATATGTATTTTCACCTTTAGTTGTTCGGAAAGCGCCGCACTCAGTTGTATTTGTAAATTTTCATCCATCATGTTCCGCCACTTAATATGGAAACAAAAGCCAAAATTAAAAAGAAAATTATCCGTATTGTACTAACACTTACGGCTATACTATTGTTAAAAGGATTATTTGCCTGGAGCAATCAGTGCTGCGATTTCTACTTTCACAGGTGGTACGCATGGAGCAGTTGGACACTTAGACAAGTAACAGGTATAGTACCATTTAGTGTTGGCGATGTAATATATACCGCTTGGGTTATTGCAGGAATAGTTTATTTGTTAAAACTATGTTATAACCTGATCCGGTTGGCATGGGAGCGCATATTACTGCTGATACTGAGCGGTATCAGTTTCCTGTCGGCCTGTTACCTGGCCTTCCTGGTACTATGGGGATTTAACTACGACCGCTACTCCATTCCTTATGAAACCGGCGTGGTAAGTGGCGACTATAATACCCGCCAGCTGTATCAGCTGACGGATACCCTGCTGCAGCTGGTCAACAAGGAAAAGTATAATACCGGTGATACCGTGGGCATTATGACGCCGGATACAACCGGTACCCCGCTTTTTAAGCAGGCCATAGCTGCTTATGCGGCCGCCGCAGAGAAATGGCCGGCACTCCGGTACAAAGCCCCCTGCGTGAAACCCTCCCTTTTCGGAGAATGGATGAACTATGCAGGTACTACCGGTTATCTCAACCCTTTTACCAACGAAGCACAGGTAAATACAACGGTGCCGGCAGTACTGCAGCCCTTTATCACCTGTCATGAAATAGCCCATCAGCTGGGGTATGCCCCGGAGGAAGATGCCAATTTCATTGGTTACCTGGCTGCTACCAGCATTGCGGATAGCCGTTTCCGTTATTCCGCCCATTTTGACATGTTCCTCTATAGTGTGCGGCAGCTCGGCTATCAGGACAGTACCCTCGCCAAAACATTGTGGAAGAGGACCTTACCGGGCGTAAAAGCGGATCACAAAGCCATGATCGACTTCTATGAACGATATACCAGCAAGGCAGATAAGTATTTTACCCTGTTCTATGACAGCTACCTGAAAGCCAATAAACAGGAAAAGGGAATTCGCAGCTACAGTGAAGTAACCGGTTGGCTGGTAGCATATTTTAAGATCAAACCGTAAGGAATCGGCGGCTAGTTCATCATCAGTACATTGACGCTACGCTGCAGGATGTTAAACGCAATTTCGGCCATCAGGTTTTCGCGGTCGAGGGTAGGATTTACTTCCGTGATCTCAAAACAGCAGATTTTCCGGTGTTGCATGAATTTGGCCACCAGATCTTCTGCTTCCCGCTCCCGCAGACCATTGCTTACCGGGGTACCGGTACCTCTTGAAATGGAGGCATCCAGGCTGTCCACGTCGAAAGACACATAGATATACTCACACTCGCTGAGATAGCGGAATACAGAACGGGAGATGTTTTCAGGTCCTTTCCGGCGTACTTCGCTGGTGGTAATTACCTTCATCCCATATTGTTTGATCAGGTAATCTTCTTCTTTCTCATAATCCCGCAGGGAGATGAATACAATGTCCTCCGGTAATACCTTGGGGGCTATTTTACCGATCTGTTTCAGGGCATTCCACGTTTTAGCTGTGTTTTCATCTACTTCATGTACCTTACAATCCAGGTTATCTTCTGCAATAGCGGTAGCCAGCGGCATACCATGCATATTGCCGGAAGGCGTGGTGTAAGGGGTATGCAGGTCCGCATGGGCATCTATCCAGATAACACCCAGCCTGGACTTGGGATGTGCCATTTTCAGCCCGGCAATAGTGGCGCCGGCAGTGCTATGGTCGCCGGAAAGCAATACCGGGAACCAGTTTGCCTTAACGGTTTCGCATACACTCTTGCTGATGCGCTCATACATGCTGTAGGTCCCTTTAATTCTTTTGGCATAAGGGGATTCAATGGGTTCAAACAGGAGCTTGTTTTCTGTTTCAATGGATTCTGTAGGAAAATGTACAAAAAAGTTGCTCATGAAGTCCAGCGCGGCAATTTTTATCGCATCCACACCTAAACTGGCACCCCGGGTACCCGCACCTATTTCCGATTTAACTTCTATTATTTTGATATTCTTCATAAATACATCATTATAGGCAAGCTACAGGAATTTATGCGAACGCCCAAAGCAGTAAATCTTATAATGGTAAAAGAGGCGGGGGGAATATATGAACCAAATCCAATACAGTAGCGTTATTGTAGCATTTCATTCAAAAAATAGTTAATTCTGCTTGAGAATGTTGAATTTTAAGCAGGTCATTTTTTTACCTGCTGATTTATAAATAATTTGGGCTATCACTATATTAAAAATATAACCATGGATTATCAACTTACAGAAGAGCATCTGATGATACAAAAGGCAGCCCGTGATTTTGCTGTTAACGAATTATTACCAGGTGTAATAGAAAGGGACGAACACCAGAAATTTCCGGCAGAACAGATTAAGAAGCTGGGAGAACTGGGATTCCTGGGGATGATGGTAAGCCCGAAATACGGTGGGGCAGGCCTGGATACGATCTCTTATGTGTTGGCTATGGAAGAAATCTCAAAAATTGATGCTTCTGCTTCCGTGGTAATGAGTGTAAACAACTCCCTGGTTTGCTGGGGCCTGGAAACATTTGGTACAGAAGAGCAGAAACAAAAATACCTGGTGCCGCTGGCATCCGGACAAATCATCGGCGCTTTCCTGTTGAGTGAGCCGGAAGCCGGATCTGATGCTACTTCGCAGCGTACCCTCTCCGAAGATAAAGGAGATCACTACCTGGTAAACGGTACCAAAAACTGGATTACCAATGGTAACACCGCCAGTGTATACCTGGTGATTACCCAAACCCACCCGGAAAAAGGCAGTAAAGGTATCAATGCCCTCATCATAGAAAAAAATACCCCTGGTATTACCGTGGGGGCGAAAGAAAATAAACTGGGTATCCGTGGTAGTGACACCCACAGTATTATGTTCCAGGATGTAAAAGTGCCAAAGGAAAACCGGATCGGAGAAGATGGCTTCGGGTTTAAATTTGCCATGAAAACCCTCGCCGGCGGCCGTATTGGTATCGCTTCTCAGGCACTGGGTATTGCTAGTGGCGCTTACGAACTGGCCCTGAAATACTCCAAGGAAAGAAAAGCATTCGGAAAAGAAATATGCCAGCACCAGGCGATCCAGTTTAAATTGGCAGATATGGCTACCCGCATTGAGGCTTCCCGCCTGTTGTGCCTGAAAGCCGCCTGGGAAAAGGATCAACACCTCGATTATACGCTGAGTGGTTCCATGGCCAAGGTATTTGCGTCTGAAACAGCCATGTGGGTAACTACAGAAGCTGTGCAGGTACACGGTGGCTATGGCTTTGTAAAAGAATATCATGTGGAACGCCTGATGCGCGATGCCAAAATCACGCAGATCTATGAAGGTACTTCCGAAGTACAACGGATCGTGATCAGCAGGTCTATATTGTCGTAACAGGAGAATCACCCATGAAGCATTACTGAGCCGGCTCCTGCGGGAAGGCGGATCAGTAATGCTTCATTCGTAATACCAATTCTCTATCTTTGCTGCATGTCTATAAATCTTACCGCATACCAGGAAGTCCTGGCGCAGTTGTTACCTTACCAGGCAAAGCTGGTAGCCGTCTCCAAAACGAAACCGGTAGCCGATCTGGAGGCTTTTTATGCCGCCGGCCAACGCATCTTCGGCGAAAACTATGTGCAGGAACTTACAGAGAAACAAGCCGTTTTACCGGCAGATATTGAATGGCATTTTATCGGCCACCTGCAATCCAATAAAGTAAAATACATCGCACCTTTTGTTCATACCATTCATGCAGTGGACAGCCTGAAATTACTGCAGGAAATAAATAAACAGGCTGTGAAAAACCAGCGTGTTATCAACTGTCTGCTACAGGTACATGTGGCGGCAGAAGAAACCAAGTTTGGCATGGATGAGCAGGAAGTACAGCAACTGCTGCAAACCTGGCAAACTACCCCTGCTGCCTTTTCCGGTATACGTATCACCGGCATGATGGGAATGGCCACCAATACAACCGACGAAACCCAGATCCGCAAAGAGTTCCACCAGCTCCGGCAATTATTCGGGTCTGTTAAAAACCAATTTTTTAACAACGAACCGTACTTTCATGAATTGTCCATCGGCATGAGTGCCGACTACACCATTGCGCTGCAGGAAGGCAGCACCATGGTACGTATTGGCAGCCTGCTGTTTGGAGAAAGGAACTATTCACAAAACTAGACGAATGAAAAAATTCTGGATCTCTTGCCTGGCCGGTATCGGCCTGATGACTGCCTGGCAGACAGGCAGCGCACATGACCTGTCCAATGGGGTATGGCAGGCAAAACTGCATCGTAAAGACGGGGCAGACATTGTTTTTAATTTTGAAGTGAAAGATAAAGCCGGTAAAAAAGTGTTGTATGTATTAAATGCAACAGACAAGTTACTGGTAGATGAGGTACGGATAGCGGGTGATTCTCTTTTTATTAAGATGCCTTTTTTTGATTCCGAATTCAAGGCCGCTTTTGTATCCGCAGGCGAGGTAACCGGTGAATGGATCCGGCACCTGGCAGATAAAGATGTCAGCATTCCTTTTTCTGCGCGGGCCAATACACCGGAAAGATTTCCGGTGAAAGCACAGCCCTCCGGCAATGTAACCGGCCGCTGGGAGAGCCGGTTTTCAGATGCTACCGGTAAAAGTTCCGATAACCTGATCGGCGAATTCAAACAAACCGGTCATACTGTACACGGTACCTTTCTCAGCCCTACCGGCGATTACCGTTTCCTGGATGGGGTAGTAGACGGAGATACCTTAAAACTCTCCACCTTCGACGGTTCTCACGCCTATTTGTTCACCGCGCTGGTAAAAGGCGATAGCATCACTGCCGGTCGTTTTTATGCCGGTATCGGAGATCATGTGGAAGATTGGGTAGCCGCAAAAAACAATGCCGCAAAATTACCGGATGAAAGAACCCTGGCTACGGTGAAGCCCGGACAAGAACAACTCGACTTCACTTTCCCGGATATGAACGGAAAAAAGGTGAGCATCAAAGATGCCCGCTTCAAAAACAAAGTAGTAGTCATTACGCTCATGGGTTCCTGGTGCCCCAACTGTATGGATGAAACAGGCTTCCTGAGCGATTGGTACAAAAAGAATAAAAACCGGGGTGTGGAAGTTATCGGGCTGGCTTACGAACGTACGCCTGATTTCGAAAAATCCAGACAGAGCCTGCAGGGATTTCTGCGCCGTTTTAATGTACAGTATCCTGTGCTGATTACCGGTGTAACGCCCGGCGATCCGCAGAAAGGTGAAAAAACATTGCCACAGCTGACGGGTATCAAGGGTTTCCCCACTACCATCTTCATTGATAAAAAAGGCAAAGTGAAAGAAGTACATACCGGCTTTTCCGGACCAGGAACCGGTGAACATTATGCACAGTTCCAATCTGATTTTAACCGGTTGATTACAACGTTGCTGGAAGAAAAATAAGTGTCATCATCAATGGTAACGATCACCGCAAATTCGTACACATAGGAATTGTTTTAATATTTAAAAAAGCAATAAATTTTCCGCAGGCCCTTACTGGAAGCGATTCTTCAGTGAGGGCCTGACTTTTTAAATAAATTTATTTTTTCATCTCTTTCAAAAAGTTTTGAAAAACTGGAGAACTTAACTATTTTACTGCTCCGTTTGACTTTATGAATTCCATTATCTAACACGCTTACCTTATCCACCTGCCGGAACAATGTTGTGCCTAATGTTGTTCCGGACAGTTTCTCTCCCACTTATGATGACGTAACACCTCCCATATACTTACTTCACTAAAACGACCCTATAAGTAACAGGCATTGGTATTTCAATTTTTGGAGCAGTAACTCCGGTTGATCCCCAGACAGCTATTTTATCAATGCTATTAAAGTCTTTAAGAGAATAACTCAGCCTATGTATCACTATCGGGGCCATTCCTGGCCTGATATTTGAAAAATCGGCTAACAGATGTACAGGTGAACAACGCCTGCTTTTCATTTGTTTAACCATAAAAAATCTAGTGATTATGTCTACTACCAAATTTTTAGCTGGTGCCCTTGCAGGAATAACTACAGGTCTGGTGATCGGAGTTTTAGTAGCACCGGATAGTGGCAATGCAACCCGTAAAAAAATTAAGAACAAAGCAGATGGCTGGCGCAAAAAAGTGAATGGGTTATTGGGGAAAGGTACAGATGAATTGTCTGATCTGAGAGATGTATTTGAACACGAAATATCAGGTTTGGAAGATGATGTGCGGGAAAGAGTACTCAAGCTGATTAATAAAAGTCAGGGTACGTACGATCGGTTTAAACAGGAAGTACTTTCATAAAACAGTGAACAGCTGTATAAAAAAATACGCATGGTGTATAGCAATAAGCGCTCTTACACCATGCGTATTTTTTGTTGCCGGCATGCCGGTTATACAATAGGCTCTCCGGTTTCCATGTAATGCTTAAATCCCCTGATATCTTTAATGATCATATTTTCAAAGGCCGGATTGAGCAACCACGCCAGACCGGTGCCTACATAGCCGGCCGGTGGGCGGTAGGTGATCATCACATCAATCGTGGTACCACCATTCATCGCATGTGAAAAAGCGACCCTGCCCGCCGTAGCAATCGATGAACCAGGCAATGAACGCCATCCGATCATTTCACCGGGAATCTCTTTTACAATCTCCGCATCCCAATCCAGGGTACCAATGCCACCAGGACCTTTTACTACCCAATGAGAATGAAAAGGATCTTTTTCCTCTACTGATATCAGGTGCTTCATAAACAGTGGCAGGTTATTTAACTGCCGCCAGAAGTAATACACTTCTTCCTTGGGATTGTCGATGGTTAAGGTCGTGCGGATATTTATAGCAGTCGTGTGCCGGTCCGTATTCCTTTTGCCCATAAAGCCGTTCAGTAAACAGTTGCCCGATACGCCCCGGTAAAGCAAATAACCGGCAGTCAGTATTTTCAGTAAACTGCCCAGTGGCCTTTTGTCTACCTGACTAATGGCAGCCCCTACCAGCCACGAACCGGTAAAAATAGATACAAGACGACCTTCCGTTGTTACATTGATAAGATTGGAGCGATCGTAAAAACGCCCTGCTGCTGGCTTTGCCGGTTGGTAACCGGCTGATGTGGATGTGTAGGTATTCATACATATGGTTTGCAGAGCATCAGCGAAAACCCTGCTTTTTTATTGGGAATAGTAAATGATTGATTTTTATAGGGATAGATATTGGATATTTTATTTTGACATGTGGAGGAATGGGGACGGTGCGTAATTTATTACACACTATTTCCCGGGAAAAATTAAATCCCGATCCCGTTAAGAATAATTTAACTTTAGTATAATACGTTCCCCCTCAAAAATACACCCATCATGGCAACAGATTACAGACCTGCGGGCTTCCACGCACTGAACACCTACCTGAGTGTAACCGGCGCTCATCAGCTGATCGCCTTTCTGCAGGCTGCATTTGGGGCAAAGCTGGTATATGTGGCCACCGATGAAAACAATCAGGTACGCCATGCACAGCTACAGCTGGACGACTCCATGCTGGAACTCAGTGAAGCCAGTACGGCTTATCCGCCTACCACGGTCAATTTCCACTTTTATGTGAAATCCGTAGACGAAGTATACCGGAAGGCGCTACATGCCGGCGGTAGCAGCACCATGGAACCACAGGATATGTATTACGGGGAACGTTCCTGCGGCGTAAAAGATCCCTTCGGCAATACCTGGTATATCAGTACTTTCCAGGAAGTGCTTACCGAAGCGGAAATGAAAGCGCGTGAGGAGGCCTGGAAAGCCAAAAACTAACCATGGCTTGCATTTTTCTTTGCTATCAATTATCTTGATCAGTCAAACAAAGGAACACATGAAAAAATTATTGACCACGTTATTGCTGCTGGCCGGGCTCTATACCTCCGCACAGAAAAAAACAGCACCCCATCAATGGCTCCAGCTCTTTAATGGTAAAGATCTCAAAGACTGGGATATCAAAATTTCAGGCCACGATCTCAATGATAATGTTGGCAACACTTTCCGGGTGGAAAACGGATTGCTGACAGTCAGCTATGACCATTACGATGCCTTCAATGAACAATACGGACATATCTTCTACAAGAAAAATTTCTCCGCCTACCTGTTGGTCGTGGAATACCGTTTTACCGGCGACCAGGTGAAAGGTGGCCCGGGATGGGCATATCGCAACAGCGGTGTGATGCTGCACGGACAAACCGCTGCCAGCATGACCAAAGACCAGGACTTTCCCATATCGCTGGAAGAACAGCTGCTGGGAGGCAACGGCAAAGACGAACGTAGCACCGCTAATCTGTGTACACCAGGAACAAACGTAGTCATGAATGGAAAACTGATCACCGATCATTGTATCAGTTCTACTTCCAAAACCTATCCCGGCGACGGATGGGTACGTGCAGAAGCCCTGGTACTGCGCGATTCCGTGATCAAACACATCGTGGAAGGAGATACGGTACTGGTATATAATAAGCCGCAAATAGGCGGTGGCAACGTATTGCATGCCAATCCGGCTGTAAAGCAGGATGGAAAACTGTTAACAGAAGGCTCTATCAGCCTGCAAAGCGAAAGCCATCCGGTAGCTTTCCGGAAAGTAGCCTTGTTTGATCTCTCTCCCTATATGCACGATCCGGTAAAACTGCAACAGGTATTAAAACGGTTGCAACAAAGAGGGAAGGTGGAGCAATAGGGAAAGCTGTATATGATGCCTGGGCCGGGGAGGTCTGGGGGGCCTGGGTGGCAGGCAGGCAGTGGCAAGGAAAAGGATACAAAGTACGATGGCTGATAAGGAATGCCGCTTCATCATACAACTGATTTAAAGGTGAACAAATCGGATTTTCCTGGTTACCTAAATTACTGAAAAAAAGAAAACCAGCCCTTTTTTCGGCTGGTTGGGCTAACTTTGGCCACTCGAAAAAATTGCCATGGAAAATTGTACGCTCTATACGCATGAAGTAGAAATGGAAAAAGTACTGGCCTGTGTACGGGCGCATTTTGGCGCATCTGCAGTAACAGTAAAAGGACCGGACCATAACTGGGAAAGTATCAGTATCAGATCAGGGAAAAAATTATTACGTAAAGGAAATACCCTCTCGATAACTTATCGTCAGCGTGCGGTGCCCGGCTATGAACTCTTGTACAGCGATGATCCGGTGACCGCGAATCTGATGGGCATGCATGGTTTTGTGCAACAACTGCCGGCCGATAACCCGGCGCTGAAAGAACTGCTGCTGGCTAAAATTACGACCATCAATACGGAAATAGCGATGCAGGCGGAACCCGCATTCAACGGCGAACTCCGGGCAGTGGTGATGGAAATGGCACAGGAACTGGATGGTATCTTTTTCAGTGAAAAGAATTTTATCTTCAATACCCCTGTGCAGGGCTTCTGGGATAAATCCGGCGCTTTGCTGCTGGATGTAAACGGACATGCCACAGCTACACACCTCGCCGTAAATATTCACGCCAAATATTTTGATGCTGCAGAAGGGCCTTCTCCGGAAGCCGCTGCCAGAAAGGATCGTAGCCTGGAGCAACTCACCGGTATGCAGGTGAAATCCAGTGTCAACCTGCCGGTTATTGTAGACGAAAATGCGGTAGTACTCCGTACCGCCAGAGAAGTGGCGGAAAGAACAGCCATACTGGCGGCTGTAAATGCGGTGGCTTTTGGGTACCTGGATGGGAGCGAAGTCGTACAATATCTGCAGCAAAATCAGCTGTGGGATAAAACAACAGATGCGGAAAAAACTTTCCTGGACAACCCCACTCCGGACGATAAAACCCGGGAAACCTGGAAGTGTGAAGATGTCTGGGTATTGTTATGGGCGCTGCATAAAATTCCTTCTTTGGGTTATATCAACGACCTGTGCAACCTGGATATGGTACCGGAAACCGCTTTCCCTTTTAAAGGACCGGCATCAGATCCGGCTGCATTTCTCAACGATGCTGTTTCCCTGCGCTCCGCTACGGAAATCCTGGATGCCAACGACCTGTATTACCGGGCCCACTGGGCTTGCGTGGATGCGCGATTGAAAGGAGAACAGGAACCGGTACACCCGGGCATCGTATATGAAAGACATTATGCCCTCAACTGGTTGATCAACTACCGTAACCAGCCATGGGACGACGTTACCTGCGATACCTGATGGGTGTCATCCTATCATGAAACGGCTATAAAACATAACGCCTTGCATAACAGCTGTTATGCAAGGCGTAAATATATAAGCAGATAATCGTGACTATTTTTTCAGCATCAGCTGCCGGATATATTTTACCGGTGCACTGCCATAGCTCAGGAATTTCTCATTGAAGGTTTTCAGTTTGTAGTTACTGCCTTCCTGTTGTTTGTAAGCTTCGCGCAGGTCAATGATTTCTTTGTAGCCGGTGAAATAGCTGGTGAGCTGTACACTGGTTACACTTACTCTCTTCCATTTACCTTCTGCTTCGGCCTGTTGCTGGAACGCTTCTTTGGTCAGCAGGTGGATGGCTTCTTCCTTACTCATATTTTTTACGTGTACGCTGTAATCCAGGATGGTATTACATACGGCACGCAGGTTCCATTTGTACCACATCAGCCACATTTCCGGCTCATCATTACCATAGCCGTTTTCCAGCATCATCTGTTCGGTGTATACAGCCCATCCTTCAATCATGGCGCCATTGCCCATCAGTGATTTGATCAGGCTGGGAGATTGATTGGCATATACCAGCTGGGTATAGTGACCTGGAATGGCTTCGTGAATATCGAGGATCTGCAGGATGTATTGGTTGTATTCGCGCAGGTAGCTTTCTGCTCTTTCTTTCGGCCATCCTTCCAGGGAGCCTACGTTGTAGTAGGTATTACCACCTTTATCGTAGGGGCCAGGCGCGCTGATGGAAGCACCGGCAACACCCGCCATATAGGCTGGCTCTTTACGTACGACCAGTGGTTTGCTCGGATCGATATACAACAGGTCTTTTTCCTTGATAAAGGCAATCAGGGAAGGCAGTTGTTTTTCGATGGCAGATTGGAACTCTTCCGGTTTTACGTGACGTACAGAAAGCGTGTCAATCATACGGCCAACCAGTTCCAGTGAATCAGTAGGAACCGGTGTGTTGCCAAAGTATTTAGGCCACAGCTGGCGGCTGATTTTCATCATCTCGCCATGTACAAAACGTTTGCGGGCTACCGCTGAGTCATAAATCTGGGAGGCGCTGAAAGAAGATTGTATGCTGTAGTTAAATTTCTGCTCGTATAAAGCCTGTCCCAGCCGGAAGCTCCGGGGATTAGCCGGTTTCAGGTCTTTTAACCAGGTTGCATAGCCTTTGATGGCGGTTGCCGCTGCTTTGGCACGGGCTACTATCGTAGCTTTTTCTGCTGCAGGAATGCTGGTTTTGTTGAGAGAATCCAAAAGGTCTTTTTCAAACACAGATACACCGCCGTTATTCTGGTCGATGGCCAGTGCGGTCAGTTCCGGCACGGGATCTTTGATCTGTTTTTTCGCGGCCTCATAGTAAGCCGGAATGTTTTGCAGGCGAATGGCGATGCTGCGCAGACGGGATTCCAGCGGGGCATAGTTCTCATTCAGGATGAAAGCAAACGTATTGCTCACATTAAAAGAGGAGGGATCCCACTCGTTGCTTTTCAACTCCTTAATACCCCACTGAGCCGATTGCAGGAAATTTTCAATCAGCTGATAATCGGTCTGGTTGGCATCCGTCAGTTTGGATTTGTCGAATGATTTTAAAGAGTCCAGCTGTTGTTGGGCAAAAGCCAATGCTGCTTTGGAAGCTGCTTCGTCGGGTACAATCAGCACGGAATCATAATTGTGATAACCCACACCGGTGGCCCAGTCAGGATTCTCTTTCCAGAGGGCATCAATAAAACGTTGCTCGTAGTTGCTGAAAGCTGCGTTGAGCGTGCTGTCTGACGCTCCTCCCTTACTACCGGTACCGGTGTTGTTACAGGCGGCCAGCGTAGCAGCTGCAG
Coding sequences within:
- a CDS encoding 3-keto-disaccharide hydrolase, translating into MKKLLTTLLLLAGLYTSAQKKTAPHQWLQLFNGKDLKDWDIKISGHDLNDNVGNTFRVENGLLTVSYDHYDAFNEQYGHIFYKKNFSAYLLVVEYRFTGDQVKGGPGWAYRNSGVMLHGQTAASMTKDQDFPISLEEQLLGGNGKDERSTANLCTPGTNVVMNGKLITDHCISSTSKTYPGDGWVRAEALVLRDSVIKHIVEGDTVLVYNKPQIGGGNVLHANPAVKQDGKLLTEGSISLQSESHPVAFRKVALFDLSPYMHDPVKLQQVLKRLQQRGKVEQ
- a CDS encoding DUF4272 domain-containing protein, coding for MENCTLYTHEVEMEKVLACVRAHFGASAVTVKGPDHNWESISIRSGKKLLRKGNTLSITYRQRAVPGYELLYSDDPVTANLMGMHGFVQQLPADNPALKELLLAKITTINTEIAMQAEPAFNGELRAVVMEMAQELDGIFFSEKNFIFNTPVQGFWDKSGALLLDVNGHATATHLAVNIHAKYFDAAEGPSPEAAARKDRSLEQLTGMQVKSSVNLPVIVDENAVVLRTAREVAERTAILAAVNAVAFGYLDGSEVVQYLQQNQLWDKTTDAEKTFLDNPTPDDKTRETWKCEDVWVLLWALHKIPSLGYINDLCNLDMVPETAFPFKGPASDPAAFLNDAVSLRSATEILDANDLYYRAHWACVDARLKGEQEPVHPGIVYERHYALNWLINYRNQPWDDVTCDT
- a CDS encoding DUF885 domain-containing protein, which gives rise to MRKFLLCATAAATLAACNNTGTGSKGGASDSTLNAAFSNYEQRFIDALWKENPDWATGVGYHNYDSVLIVPDEAASKAALAFAQQQLDSLKSFDKSKLTDANQTDYQLIENFLQSAQWGIKELKSNEWDPSSFNVSNTFAFILNENYAPLESRLRSIAIRLQNIPAYYEAAKKQIKDPVPELTALAIDQNNGGVSVFEKDLLDSLNKTSIPAAEKATIVARAKAAATAIKGYATWLKDLKPANPRSFRLGQALYEQKFNYSIQSSFSASQIYDSAVARKRFVHGEMMKISRQLWPKYFGNTPVPTDSLELVGRMIDTLSVRHVKPEEFQSAIEKQLPSLIAFIKEKDLLYIDPSKPLVVRKEPAYMAGVAGASISAPGPYDKGGNTYYNVGSLEGWPKERAESYLREYNQYILQILDIHEAIPGHYTQLVYANQSPSLIKSLMGNGAMIEGWAVYTEQMMLENGYGNDEPEMWLMWYKWNLRAVCNTILDYSVHVKNMSKEEAIHLLTKEAFQQQAEAEGKWKRVSVTSVQLTSYFTGYKEIIDLREAYKQQEGSNYKLKTFNEKFLSYGSAPVKYIRQLMLKK